A segment of the Candidatus Protochlamydia naegleriophila genome:
ATGATTGAGCCATTTTTTGGAATCAATATGACTTGAATGGCTTTATGGACCTGCCTGCAACGATCAATTGCCCATTAAATTTCTTTTTTACTCCCTTGAAAAATAATGTTTCTCCGCACATGATAGGCATAACCCTTCACAGCGCGATATCAAGCCCTCACTCAACTCATGATAAGACGACTCTTTGATCCTCCAACATAAAAAGGACCTGCCATGGACTGCTCGACTCTTTATCCCTTAAGCTCAAAAGACCTCATTTTTCTTAAGCACTTTATCACGAATCCAGCCATTCACATTGGCGATTACACCTATTACCACGACACCGATCGCCCAGAAGCATTTGAAAAAGAGAATGTAGCTCTTTTATACGACTGTGAACTGCATATTGGCAAGTTCTGCCAAATTGCACAAGGAACCAAATTCATCATGAGCGGTGCCAATCATCAGATGAATGGATTTTCCACATTTCCTTTTTTCATTTTTGGGGATAAATGGGCAGATTACACTCCCAGTTTTCCAAAGAAAGGTCATACGGTCGTCGGTAATGATGTCTGGTTTGGCCACCAATCTGTAATCATGCCAGGCATTAAAATTGGGGATGGAGCTATTATAGGAGCCTATGCGGTCGTAACTAAAGATGTTCCTCCTTATTCAATTGTTGGCGGAAATCCAGCAAATATCATTCGACACCGCTTTGACGAATCAACAATTAAAAAACTACAAGTCATTCAATGGTGGAACTGGGATGTGGAAAAAATTACCCGCAATATCCCCCTCATTGTTTCCGCTGATCTTGAAAAATTAGAAACCGCCTCATAAGGGTCTTTCTTTAACATCTTTAAACGATTTTAATAATAGTTGATTAAAATACCCGAAACTGAAAAACGTAAAGATAATTGTTTATTAAATAAAAATTTAATAAAATAAATTTAGACCCAAAATAGTTGAAAATCTAAAAACGTTCGCTTAAAAAACATAACAAGCTAATTATTAACATCTTTGATAAATACGAGCCATTTTAAGACTTGTACAAAGATCTTTAAAGAGAGCGCATCCACTTGCTAATTAGTTACTTAGCTCTTTTACTGGTCTAATAAGTCAGATAAAAGCTCTTGTTTAGATTAATAATGCTTAAAACTACTACATAAGGAGTTTACCATGTTGATGAAACCCTATCAGTTATTCACTGCCTTTTTGATATGTTTGATGGGTTTTTCGGCGGCCCTGCAGGCTGAGCCGGCTCAAGTTGTCGAAGCTCCAGCCACTC
Coding sequences within it:
- a CDS encoding CatB-related O-acetyltransferase, whose protein sequence is MDCSTLYPLSSKDLIFLKHFITNPAIHIGDYTYYHDTDRPEAFEKENVALLYDCELHIGKFCQIAQGTKFIMSGANHQMNGFSTFPFFIFGDKWADYTPSFPKKGHTVVGNDVWFGHQSVIMPGIKIGDGAIIGAYAVVTKDVPPYSIVGGNPANIIRHRFDESTIKKLQVIQWWNWDVEKITRNIPLIVSADLEKLETAS